The following proteins are co-located in the Paenibacillus sp. JNUCC32 genome:
- the hisJ gene encoding histidinol-phosphatase HisJ — protein MHIDYHTHHARCGHAEGQLEEYVRRAIELGMDQLGLSDHMPLIHVNPETYYPEMAMPMDELPRYVEECLQLKERYKGQIDIRIGLEGDYIEGYEEQIERIVKDYPWDYVIGSVHFLGEWDITDYRQTQGWEGKDPLEVYRQYYDAVQKAAATGFYDIMGHLDVIKRFGYGPGPEQKPDVIALEQAALAAVARSGKAMELNASGLSKACEEMFPSRRMLEEAIKLGIPLTLGSDAHQPMKLGEHLDQARALLSELGVRELATFRNRKREMVLWNVEGNDV, from the coding sequence ATGCATATTGATTACCATACCCACCATGCCCGGTGCGGGCATGCTGAGGGGCAGCTGGAGGAGTACGTACGACGCGCCATTGAACTCGGGATGGATCAATTGGGCTTGTCGGATCATATGCCGTTGATTCACGTCAACCCGGAAACGTATTATCCGGAGATGGCCATGCCGATGGATGAGCTGCCGCGTTACGTGGAAGAATGCCTGCAGCTGAAGGAACGCTACAAAGGGCAGATTGACATTCGGATCGGTCTTGAAGGCGACTATATTGAGGGGTACGAAGAACAGATTGAGCGGATCGTGAAGGACTATCCGTGGGATTATGTCATCGGATCGGTTCATTTTCTTGGCGAATGGGACATCACGGATTACCGCCAGACCCAGGGCTGGGAGGGCAAGGATCCGCTTGAAGTCTATCGACAATATTATGATGCGGTGCAAAAGGCTGCCGCAACCGGCTTCTACGATATCATGGGCCATCTGGACGTGATCAAGCGGTTCGGTTATGGGCCGGGCCCCGAACAGAAGCCGGACGTGATCGCATTGGAGCAAGCAGCGCTTGCGGCCGTGGCCCGGAGCGGGAAGGCGATGGAGCTGAACGCATCCGGTTTATCGAAGGCCTGCGAGGAGATGTTTCCAAGCCGGCGAATGCTGGAGGAAGCGATCAAGCTGGGCATTCCGTTGACTTTAGGGTCGGATGCTCATCAGCCCATGAAGCTTGGCGAGCATCTGGATCAGGCCCGGGCACTGTTGTCGGAGCTTGGCGTTCGGGAGCTTGCGACCTTCCGTAACCGGAAGCGGGAGATGGTGCTTTGGAATGTGGAAGGAAACGATGTATAA
- the hisIE gene encoding bifunctional phosphoribosyl-AMP cyclohydrolase/phosphoribosyl-ATP diphosphatase HisIE — protein sequence MSEDMLKDLSLEQVSEHIRWDAAGLVPAIVQDAESKQVLMMAYMNRESLRLTLESGETWFWSRSREELWHKGATSGNVQTVVSMTYDCDGDTLLLQVNPNGPACHTGQTTCFHNEIIAQGQKSEPANQGTAVPGERFAVLAELEEVIAQREVERPEGAYTTYLFDKGVDKILKKVGEEASETIIAAKNKDNAELKLEISDLIYHLLVLLQERKLPLDEIMDELSRRHERPRRD from the coding sequence GTGAGCGAAGATATGTTGAAAGATTTATCCCTGGAGCAAGTCAGCGAGCATATCCGTTGGGATGCCGCGGGCCTGGTGCCGGCGATTGTACAGGATGCAGAGAGCAAGCAGGTGCTGATGATGGCTTATATGAACCGGGAATCGCTGCGATTGACGCTGGAGAGCGGCGAGACTTGGTTCTGGAGCCGTTCGCGCGAAGAGCTGTGGCATAAGGGGGCAACTTCCGGGAATGTACAGACCGTGGTATCGATGACATACGATTGCGACGGAGACACCCTCTTGCTGCAGGTGAATCCGAATGGACCTGCCTGTCATACCGGACAAACGACCTGCTTCCACAATGAGATTATCGCTCAAGGGCAGAAGAGCGAGCCAGCTAATCAAGGTACAGCGGTACCCGGCGAGCGCTTCGCGGTACTTGCCGAGCTGGAAGAGGTCATTGCCCAGCGTGAAGTGGAACGGCCGGAAGGGGCCTATACGACCTACCTGTTCGATAAAGGCGTGGACAAAATCCTTAAGAAGGTGGGCGAAGAAGCTTCGGAAACGATCATCGCCGCCAAAAATAAAGACAATGCCGAGCTTAAGCTTGAAATCAGCGATCTGATCTATCACCTGCTGGTGCTTCTCCAGGAGCGGAAGCTCCCGCTGGATGAGATCATGGATGAGCTGAGCCGCCGCCATGAACGGCCGCGCCGCGATTAG
- the hisF gene encoding imidazole glycerol phosphate synthase subunit HisF: MLAKRIIPCLDVKDGRVVKGVNFVNLRDAGDPVELAALYDREGADELVFLDISASVEGRATMEEVVRRTAGEIAIPFTVGGGISSVEDMKRILRAGADKIGMNTAAVKQPELISAGARKFGSQCIVVAIDAKYNDAWGEWEVYTHGGRTPSGIKALDWVKQAESLGAGEILLTSMDADGTKDGFDLPLTSAVASTVQIPVIASGGAGKEDHFYDVFTQGKADAGLAATIFHYKEISIPHLKLQLSQKGVDIR, translated from the coding sequence ATGCTGGCAAAACGGATCATACCTTGTCTGGACGTGAAGGACGGCCGGGTGGTGAAGGGCGTAAACTTTGTGAATCTCCGCGATGCGGGCGATCCCGTGGAATTGGCGGCGCTCTACGACCGGGAAGGCGCAGATGAGCTTGTCTTTTTGGATATATCGGCTTCGGTCGAAGGCCGGGCGACGATGGAAGAAGTCGTTCGGAGAACGGCAGGGGAAATCGCCATTCCTTTTACCGTGGGCGGAGGCATTTCGTCCGTGGAGGACATGAAGCGGATTCTGCGGGCAGGCGCGGATAAAATCGGAATGAATACGGCGGCGGTCAAGCAGCCGGAGCTCATCTCCGCCGGGGCGCGCAAATTCGGGTCCCAATGCATCGTCGTGGCGATTGACGCCAAGTACAACGATGCGTGGGGAGAATGGGAAGTGTACACGCACGGCGGACGTACGCCTTCCGGCATCAAGGCGCTTGATTGGGTGAAGCAGGCGGAAAGCCTGGGTGCGGGCGAGATTCTGTTGACCAGCATGGATGCGGACGGAACGAAGGACGGCTTCGATCTGCCGCTGACATCGGCCGTCGCCTCGACCGTTCAGATCCCGGTCATTGCGTCCGGCGGTGCCGGCAAAGAGGATCACTTCTATGACGTATTCACTCAGGGCAAGGCGGATGCGGGTCTTGCCGCCACGATTTTCCACTATAAAGAAATCTCGATCCCTCATCTCAAGTTGCAGCTTAGCCAAAAAGGAGTGGATATACGGTGA
- the hisA gene encoding 1-(5-phosphoribosyl)-5-[(5-phosphoribosylamino)methylideneamino]imidazole-4-carboxamide isomerase, whose translation MSSFIIYPAIDIRGGKCVRLVQGDYNQETVYNDNPLEVAKSWEEQGGTFIHLVDLDGAKAGQPVNDDIIGKIASSVQVPVQVGGGLRTLADVERLLSLGVSRVIIGTAAIEDRVFTEEVLGKYGDKVAIGIDARNGYVATRGWLETSEVQAEVLAKELAAKGAETFIFTDISRDGMMQGPNVEAIVSLAKASGRSVIASGGVTKLDDLLALSAHSGDGVGGAIVGKALYTGNIDLKEAITRIQ comes from the coding sequence ATGTCCTCTTTTATCATATATCCGGCAATCGATATTCGCGGCGGCAAATGCGTCAGGCTGGTCCAAGGCGATTATAATCAAGAAACGGTGTACAATGACAATCCGCTCGAGGTAGCCAAATCGTGGGAAGAGCAGGGCGGCACATTTATTCATCTCGTGGATTTGGACGGCGCGAAGGCAGGTCAGCCGGTGAACGACGACATTATCGGGAAGATTGCATCCAGCGTCCAGGTTCCGGTTCAAGTAGGCGGAGGCCTGCGCACGCTGGCGGATGTGGAGCGGCTGCTGTCGCTCGGCGTCAGCCGGGTTATCATCGGCACGGCAGCGATCGAAGACCGCGTCTTTACGGAAGAGGTGCTGGGCAAATACGGGGATAAGGTGGCCATCGGCATCGACGCGCGCAACGGATACGTCGCAACGAGAGGCTGGCTGGAAACGTCGGAGGTTCAAGCCGAGGTGTTGGCAAAAGAATTAGCGGCCAAAGGAGCGGAAACCTTCATCTTCACCGACATTTCCCGCGACGGAATGATGCAAGGACCAAACGTAGAGGCGATTGTCTCGCTGGCCAAAGCCAGCGGCCGCTCGGTCATCGCTTCGGGCGGCGTGACGAAGCTGGACGATCTGCTGGCGCTCAGCGCGCACAGCGGGGACGGTGTAGGCGGAGCGATCGTGGGCAAGGCGCTGTATACAGGCAATATTGATCTGAAAGAGGCTATTACGCGAATCCAATGA
- the hisH gene encoding imidazole glycerol phosphate synthase subunit HisH, producing MAIAIVDYGMGNLHSVSKAVERLGYQPLVTGEREELLAADGIILPGVGAFGDAMEQLREAALDSVMKEAAESGKPLLGICLGMQLLFSRSEEHGKYEGLDILPGSVVRFAGGDYKVPHMGWNSLQFEKREHPLFAGLEEGHVYFVHSYHVLPEVQADLLAVTDYGQPVTAIVGRGSVYGMQFHPEKSGELGMSLLRNFLALT from the coding sequence ATGGCCATTGCAATCGTGGATTACGGCATGGGCAATCTGCACAGCGTGAGCAAAGCGGTAGAGCGGCTTGGGTATCAGCCGCTCGTTACGGGGGAGCGGGAGGAACTTCTGGCGGCGGATGGCATCATTTTGCCCGGAGTCGGCGCATTCGGAGATGCCATGGAGCAGCTCCGCGAAGCCGCACTGGACTCGGTCATGAAGGAAGCAGCGGAGTCGGGAAAACCGCTGCTGGGGATCTGTCTCGGCATGCAGCTCCTGTTCAGCCGGAGTGAGGAGCATGGCAAGTATGAAGGGCTGGATATCCTGCCCGGATCGGTTGTGCGGTTTGCGGGTGGGGACTACAAGGTGCCGCATATGGGCTGGAATTCATTGCAGTTCGAGAAGCGGGAGCACCCGCTGTTTGCGGGACTTGAGGAAGGTCATGTGTATTTTGTCCACTCGTATCATGTTCTTCCTGAGGTTCAGGCTGATTTGCTGGCGGTTACCGATTACGGTCAGCCAGTAACGGCCATCGTGGGCCGCGGTTCGGTGTACGGCATGCAGTTCCATCCCGAGAAGAGCGGTGAGCTTGGGATGAGCCTGCTTCGCAATTTTTTGGCTTTAACGTAA
- the hisB gene encoding imidazoleglycerol-phosphate dehydratase HisB → MSSLDAAARSAGVSRKTNETDIALDFNVDGTGISELETDVPFLNHMLDLFTKHGQFDLRVKAKGDIEIDDHHTVEDIGICLGQTFREALGDKKGIKRYASVFVPMDEALAQVIVDISNRPHFEYRAEYPSQQVGSFHTELVHEFLWKLALEARITLHVIVHYGHNTHHMIEAVFKALGRALDEATTVDPRVTGVPSTKGVL, encoded by the coding sequence GTGAGCAGTTTGGATGCAGCAGCAAGATCAGCCGGCGTGAGCCGCAAAACCAATGAGACCGACATTGCCCTGGATTTCAATGTCGATGGGACCGGCATTTCGGAATTGGAGACCGATGTACCGTTTCTGAATCATATGCTTGATTTGTTCACAAAGCATGGCCAGTTTGATCTTCGCGTCAAGGCAAAGGGCGATATCGAGATCGATGACCACCACACGGTGGAGGATATCGGGATCTGCTTAGGGCAGACGTTCCGCGAAGCGCTGGGCGATAAAAAAGGCATCAAACGTTATGCCAGCGTGTTTGTGCCGATGGATGAGGCGCTTGCTCAAGTCATCGTGGATATCAGCAACCGCCCGCATTTTGAATACCGGGCGGAGTATCCTTCGCAGCAGGTAGGCTCTTTTCATACCGAGCTTGTCCATGAATTTCTGTGGAAATTGGCGCTGGAGGCCCGAATCACGCTGCATGTCATCGTTCATTACGGACACAATACCCATCATATGATTGAAGCGGTGTTTAAGGCGCTCGGCCGTGCATTGGATGAGGCGACCACCGTGGATCCGCGGGTGACCGGCGTACCGTCCACGAAGGGAGTGCTCTAA
- the hisD gene encoding histidinol dehydrogenase — translation MKVVSARDFELKRENDYGTPEQNEVVKAIVRDIRSEGDAALLRHTEQLDRVRLTAGQLRVTDEELKAAYDHVEPSFVKAIQAAADNIRAFHVKQKRNSWMDLQPDGSILGQIIRPLKRVGVYVPGGKAAYPSSVLMNVIPAQVAGVPEIVMVTPPATGGKDGINPYILVAAAEAGVTEIYRVGGAQAIAALAYGTDTISPVDKICGPGNIYVALAKREVYGAVNIDSLAGPSEIAVLADEHADASYIAADLLSQAEHDEMASAILVTPSRKLGEAVAAEVERQLELLPRRDIARASVDSYGAVIVTESLQEGIEVINRLAPEHLEIVTEEPMAIVGQIENAGAIFLGPYSSEPVGDYFAGPNHIIPTNGTARFASPVDLDDFIKKSSLIYYSKEALLRDGEQIMELARREGLEGHARAIEIRLEQER, via the coding sequence ATGAAGGTAGTGTCAGCACGGGACTTTGAGCTGAAACGGGAAAATGATTACGGCACACCAGAGCAGAATGAAGTCGTGAAGGCGATTGTGCGGGATATTCGGTCCGAAGGAGATGCAGCCTTGCTGCGGCATACCGAACAATTGGACCGTGTCCGTCTGACCGCAGGTCAGCTTCGCGTAACGGATGAGGAGCTCAAGGCAGCTTATGATCATGTGGAGCCTTCGTTCGTGAAGGCGATACAAGCCGCGGCAGACAACATTCGCGCATTTCATGTGAAGCAGAAGCGGAATTCCTGGATGGATCTACAGCCGGACGGCAGCATCTTGGGACAAATCATTCGTCCGTTGAAACGCGTCGGTGTCTATGTGCCCGGTGGAAAGGCAGCCTATCCTTCATCCGTGCTGATGAACGTGATCCCGGCTCAAGTGGCAGGCGTGCCCGAAATCGTCATGGTCACTCCCCCGGCAACCGGCGGGAAGGACGGAATCAATCCCTATATTCTGGTGGCTGCAGCGGAGGCAGGCGTTACGGAAATCTACCGCGTAGGAGGAGCACAAGCCATTGCGGCATTGGCCTACGGCACGGACACCATTTCCCCCGTGGATAAGATTTGCGGGCCCGGCAATATTTACGTTGCCCTGGCCAAACGTGAAGTGTACGGCGCAGTCAATATTGACAGCCTGGCCGGTCCAAGCGAGATTGCGGTATTGGCCGATGAACATGCAGATGCTTCGTATATTGCAGCGGATCTGCTTTCCCAAGCTGAGCATGACGAGATGGCATCGGCCATTCTCGTGACGCCTTCCCGAAAGCTGGGCGAAGCCGTTGCCGCCGAAGTAGAGCGGCAGCTTGAGCTGCTGCCGCGGCGGGACATCGCCCGTGCTTCCGTGGACAGCTACGGCGCCGTGATTGTCACGGAATCCCTTCAGGAAGGGATTGAAGTCATTAACCGTTTAGCGCCGGAGCATCTGGAGATCGTGACGGAGGAGCCGATGGCGATCGTGGGCCAGATCGAGAACGCAGGCGCGATCTTCCTGGGACCGTACAGCTCGGAGCCGGTAGGCGATTATTTTGCAGGACCGAACCATATCATTCCGACGAATGGGACGGCACGGTTCGCATCGCCAGTGGATCTGGACGATTTCATTAAGAAATCGAGCTTGATCTACTACAGTAAAGAAGCGCTGCTGCGCGACGGCGAACAGATCATGGAGCTGGCCCGGCGCGAGGGGCTTGAGGGCCATGCCCGGGCGATCGAAATCCGGCTTGAACAAGAACGATAA
- the hisG gene encoding ATP phosphoribosyltransferase, producing MAETLKVAMPKGRIYKKASALFRSAGLPIPLDVDETRKLVIPLPEAGMEFILAKPVDVPTYVEYGVADIGIVGKDVLMEENKDVYELLDLGIARCRMSVIGLPDWKPGIRQRVATKYPNVASQYFREQGQQVEVVKLNGSIELAPLIGLADRIVDMVETGQTLKENGLVEMTSIFEITSRLIANRVSYRMKNDEIQALCDRLQTVIMSEGANI from the coding sequence GTGGCGGAAACGTTGAAAGTAGCGATGCCCAAAGGGCGCATATATAAAAAAGCATCCGCGCTGTTCCGTTCAGCCGGACTTCCGATACCCCTCGACGTGGATGAGACGCGCAAGCTGGTCATTCCCTTGCCGGAGGCAGGAATGGAATTTATTCTGGCGAAGCCGGTGGATGTGCCGACTTATGTGGAATACGGCGTGGCGGATATCGGTATCGTCGGCAAGGACGTGCTGATGGAGGAGAACAAGGACGTTTATGAGCTGCTTGATCTCGGCATTGCGCGGTGCAGGATGTCGGTCATCGGCTTGCCGGACTGGAAGCCGGGCATCAGGCAGCGGGTTGCCACCAAATATCCGAACGTGGCTTCACAGTATTTCCGTGAGCAGGGCCAGCAGGTTGAAGTGGTTAAACTGAACGGTTCCATCGAGCTTGCACCGCTCATCGGCTTGGCAGACCGGATCGTGGATATGGTGGAAACAGGCCAAACGCTTAAAGAGAACGGACTTGTAGAGATGACCAGCATCTTTGAAATTACAAGCCGCCTGATTGCCAATCGCGTCAGTTATCGGATGAAGAATGATGAAATTCAGGCATTGTGCGATCGGCTGCAAACGGTCATTATGTCTGAGGGAGCGAATATTTAG
- a CDS encoding ATP phosphoribosyltransferase regulatory subunit, producing MSKPKGFEKPAGVRDYLPHAVTKLRRIEREVLACMDRWGYRQIMTPTMEYYDTVGVASSTSDQKLFKLLNKRGTTMVLRSDLTAPIARVMSSLLKDEPLPVRLSYHANVFRAIEEEAGREAEFFQTGVELVGDDTPEADAEVIALAIESLKAAGVEKFKIAMGHMGYLNGLLQEVLPDRAEDQESLKQDLLNRDYVGYRNTIASLSLTEVQQDQLEGILKLRGGREIAGQALEISSNELARASIEHLSKVWEVLEAYDVSRHVLFDLTMLGDFSYYTGMTFEGYAAELGSPVASGGRYDKLLRQFGRAVPATGFALKTNRILDGVQGEEIVEELPILIRYTASHRKEGLAKASELRAQGHSVITSIIPDSANIRDAEVPVVSGSLLNRGYREVITLR from the coding sequence ATGTCTAAACCGAAAGGCTTCGAGAAACCGGCAGGTGTTCGTGATTATCTTCCTCATGCGGTCACCAAGCTGCGTCGGATTGAACGCGAAGTGCTTGCATGCATGGACCGCTGGGGTTACCGGCAGATTATGACACCAACGATGGAATATTACGATACGGTAGGCGTGGCAAGCTCTACGTCGGACCAGAAGCTGTTTAAACTATTGAATAAACGCGGAACGACGATGGTGCTGCGTTCCGATCTGACCGCTCCCATAGCGCGGGTCATGTCCTCGCTGCTGAAGGATGAGCCGCTTCCGGTGCGTTTGTCTTACCATGCCAATGTATTTCGCGCCATTGAGGAGGAAGCGGGGCGGGAAGCGGAATTCTTCCAGACCGGCGTCGAGCTTGTGGGCGATGATACGCCGGAAGCCGATGCCGAAGTGATTGCGCTGGCCATCGAATCCCTGAAGGCGGCAGGCGTGGAGAAATTCAAAATCGCGATGGGTCATATGGGTTATCTGAATGGCCTGCTTCAAGAAGTGCTGCCGGATCGGGCGGAGGATCAGGAGAGCCTGAAGCAGGATTTGCTGAACCGCGACTACGTCGGATACCGCAACACCATTGCCAGCCTGAGCCTGACGGAGGTACAGCAGGACCAGCTGGAGGGAATCCTGAAGCTGCGCGGAGGCAGGGAGATTGCTGGGCAAGCTCTCGAGATTAGCAGCAATGAACTCGCGAGAGCTTCTATCGAGCATCTGAGCAAGGTATGGGAAGTGCTCGAGGCTTACGACGTCTCCAGACATGTTCTGTTTGACTTGACGATGCTCGGGGACTTCTCCTATTACACGGGAATGACGTTCGAGGGTTATGCTGCGGAGCTGGGCTCTCCCGTCGCAAGCGGCGGTCGTTACGACAAGCTGCTTCGGCAGTTTGGCCGTGCCGTTCCGGCAACAGGCTTTGCACTCAAGACCAATCGCATTCTCGATGGGGTGCAAGGAGAGGAGATTGTCGAGGAATTGCCCATTCTGATCCGGTACACGGCTTCCCATCGAAAGGAAGGACTGGCTAAAGCCTCAGAACTTCGGGCGCAGGGACATTCCGTCATCACTTCGATCATACCGGATTCGGCCAATATCCGAGATGCCGAGGTACCCGTTGTATCCGGCAGTCTGCTCAATAGAGGATACCGAGAGGTCATTACCCTTCGATAG
- a CDS encoding acyltransferase, with amino-acid sequence MGATLNKKERLPQLDIYRALAILGVLHVHATSFATVDAIDSRFYYIINFLNIFFKYGTPSFIFLSSFVLFYNYADRPLTKDLIKNFYKRRLLYILLPYVLFSIIYFFVRMYQNGMLNSSFDLWAQMPLFFERLARGQNYTHLYFVFISLQFYILFPIFLKLFKSSRFLVRWAVPIGFLLQWGFIIWNKYELQYTFKGSLAISYLAYYMLGAYLAMNYDKFKGWLTSSWKKQTSGQRAGTIVLWAGWLAMALTHVQIWYNQRLHGAKYDSLLYELLWNLHTVFSAIVLMQLASWLYSSGWKLIVKVLTRIGELSFAIYLVHPLWLFLYREFDPKLNPVTDDYLIWIYGGMVTALIVSALVVQTVFRWIPGSWMLLGSVPRSLKPSSKAPATPSQRKDTVTGDSKKSVDL; translated from the coding sequence ATGGGTGCAACGCTGAACAAAAAGGAAAGGCTGCCGCAGCTCGATATCTATCGTGCGCTGGCCATCCTGGGCGTGCTTCACGTTCATGCGACTTCATTTGCAACGGTGGATGCGATTGATTCGCGATTCTATTATATTATTAATTTTTTGAATATTTTCTTTAAATACGGTACGCCCTCTTTTATATTCCTAAGCAGCTTTGTGCTGTTCTATAACTATGCGGACCGGCCGCTGACCAAGGACTTGATCAAAAACTTCTACAAACGGCGGCTCTTGTACATTTTGCTGCCGTACGTGTTGTTCTCGATCATCTACTTCTTTGTGCGGATGTATCAGAACGGGATGCTGAACAGTTCGTTTGATCTATGGGCACAGATGCCGCTATTCTTTGAACGCTTGGCTCGAGGGCAGAATTATACGCACTTATACTTTGTATTTATCAGTTTGCAGTTCTATATTCTGTTTCCGATCTTCCTCAAGCTGTTCAAATCCTCACGGTTTCTCGTAAGGTGGGCGGTGCCGATCGGATTCCTGCTGCAATGGGGTTTCATCATCTGGAACAAATACGAGCTGCAGTACACGTTTAAAGGCAGCTTGGCCATTTCGTATTTAGCCTACTATATGCTGGGCGCTTATCTGGCGATGAATTACGATAAATTCAAGGGCTGGCTGACGTCATCATGGAAAAAGCAAACCTCTGGTCAAAGAGCAGGCACGATCGTTTTATGGGCCGGCTGGCTCGCGATGGCGCTGACGCATGTGCAGATTTGGTACAATCAGAGATTGCATGGCGCCAAATATGATTCCCTATTGTACGAGTTGTTGTGGAATCTGCACACCGTGTTCTCCGCGATAGTGCTGATGCAGCTGGCGAGCTGGCTGTATAGCAGCGGCTGGAAACTCATCGTAAAAGTGCTGACGCGGATTGGCGAGCTGTCTTTCGCGATCTATCTCGTGCACCCGCTCTGGCTGTTCCTGTATCGGGAATTCGATCCGAAGCTGAATCCGGTAACCGATGATTATCTGATCTGGATATACGGGGGGATGGTAACGGCATTGATCGTCAGTGCGTTAGTGGTGCAGACGGTGTTCCGGTGGATTCCAGGGTCGTGGATGCTGCTGGGCAGCGTTCCTCGATCATTGAAGCCATCCTCGAAAGCACCTGCGACACCATCGCAGAGAAAAGACACCGTTACGGGCGACAGCAAGAAATCGGTCGATCTATAG
- a CDS encoding acyltransferase has product MARKITRYPVEGPNALWQIYRTVSPFKGVKNFIFIQIARYCPILPMKNWIYRHMLGMKVGKHTAFGLMVMVDVFFPEKITIGENSVIGYNTTILAHEYLIKEYRLGEVRIGENVLIGANTTILPGVTIGDGAVVAAGSVVHKDVAPGVFVGGNPLRELKRTSTESESI; this is encoded by the coding sequence ATGGCCAGAAAGATTACCCGTTATCCTGTAGAAGGCCCCAACGCGTTATGGCAAATCTACCGCACCGTGAGCCCGTTCAAGGGCGTCAAGAACTTCATTTTTATCCAGATCGCCCGGTATTGTCCTATCCTGCCTATGAAGAATTGGATCTATCGCCATATGCTCGGGATGAAAGTGGGGAAGCATACCGCGTTTGGATTGATGGTCATGGTGGATGTGTTTTTTCCGGAGAAAATAACCATCGGCGAGAATTCGGTCATCGGCTACAACACGACCATTCTGGCTCACGAGTATTTAATAAAGGAATATCGTTTGGGTGAAGTGCGGATCGGGGAGAACGTGCTCATCGGCGCGAATACCACGATTTTGCCTGGCGTAACGATCGGAGACGGCGCGGTCGTTGCTGCCGGATCTGTCGTACATAAGGATGTGGCACCAGGTGTTTTTGTAGGCGGGAATCCATTGCGAGAGCTGAAGAGGACATCGACGGAAAGCGAGTCAATTTGA
- the ppaX gene encoding pyrophosphatase PpaX, with product MIETVLFDLDGTIIDTNELIISSFMHVFEAQAPGPLTREQIIPHMGTTLEQQLQAFSGGVEDVSPLIKAYRSFNTIHHDDMVKPFPHVNEVVERLHRHGLSLGIVTTKIRPSTMMTLEKYDLERFMSAIVTVNDVEHPKPHPEPVLTAIEQLGANPATTLMIGDSPVDIQSAKAAGVKAAAVAWSLKGEQKLMEYGPDFILKDMRDLYEIVGLQEE from the coding sequence ATGATCGAAACCGTACTGTTTGATTTGGACGGCACCATTATCGACACGAATGAATTGATTATCTCATCGTTTATGCATGTTTTCGAGGCGCAGGCTCCGGGACCGTTGACCAGAGAGCAGATCATTCCGCATATGGGAACCACGCTGGAACAGCAGCTGCAGGCTTTCTCAGGGGGCGTCGAGGATGTCAGTCCGCTTATCAAAGCCTATCGCTCTTTCAACACGATCCATCATGATGACATGGTCAAACCATTCCCGCATGTGAACGAAGTCGTGGAGCGTCTTCATCGTCACGGGCTTTCGCTCGGGATCGTAACCACGAAGATCCGTCCTTCCACCATGATGACGCTGGAGAAGTACGATCTGGAGCGCTTCATGTCGGCGATTGTTACGGTAAACGACGTGGAGCATCCGAAACCGCATCCGGAGCCCGTTCTGACGGCGATTGAGCAGCTGGGGGCCAATCCGGCCACCACTTTGATGATCGGAGACAGTCCAGTGGACATTCAGTCTGCCAAGGCGGCGGGCGTGAAGGCCGCCGCTGTAGCTTGGTCCCTCAAGGGTGAGCAAAAGCTGATGGAGTACGGGCCGGATTTTATATTGAAGGATATGAGAGATCTGTATGAAATCGTAGGACTTCAAGAGGAATAG